A single genomic interval of Eurosta solidaginis isolate ZX-2024a chromosome 3, ASM4086904v1, whole genome shotgun sequence harbors:
- the LOC137243850 gene encoding probable cytochrome P450 6g2 gives MKKILRHSKMVILNLITGLTSALTGHLTEILATLALIFFLIYIWLQYQYSYWRRHKVPYIEPALIFGNLKGIIKSEADPVTWFQYLYNHEKAKNHSAVGIYIFNKPSLLIRNIELVKSVLIKDFNSFSNRHSSSDPHSDSIGSDNLFFMKNPKWKEIRVKLTPVFTSGKMKQMFPLVEEIAREYDKYLCALEVDPKTNSTVIEVKEGNSLYTTDVIAITAFGLKANSLNDPNGIFRKSGKEMFYFTWFRSIEFKAFFFLPILVKICGFKVFSKQASIFLRNMINDVIAERIRTGNVRNDLIDILVKFKIEAEEELKQGKKPYMLERDVLPAQAAIFFSAGFETSASTMSFIMYEMARHPEVQQRLREEIYEVWQSNNGKVSYEMLSDLKYMDNVIKEVLRHYPPLSFLDRVCTPKVGEEGYSLKPFGIDFIVPENMPVFVPIQALHMDPKNFKDPKKFDPDRFLPENKDDNNMNAYMPFGTGPHNCIGERFAMVQTKLGLLYFYRNHYVTACEKTPKQIQFDPLAIIIQSKGGIHVNIVREPLFGDSI, from the exons atgaaaaaaatattaagacATTCCAAAATGGTCATATTAAATTTAATAACCGGCCTTACATCGGCCCTAACCGGCCATTTAACCGAAATCCTTGCCACATTGGCGTTAATTTTTTTCCTAATATATATTTGGTTACAATATCAATATTCATATTGGCGTCGACATAAAGTGCCTTACATCGAACCAGCGTTGATATTTGGTAATCTGAAAGGTATTATTAAATCGGAAGCGGATCCTGTTACCTGGTTCCAATATTTATACAATCATGAAAAGGCTAAAAATCATTCAGCTGtcggtatatatatttttaataagccTTCACTGTTAATACGTAATATCGAGCTGGTCAAATCGGTTTTAATTAAAGACTTTAATTCTTTCTCAAATCGGCATTCTTCCTCGGATCCGCACTCGGACTCGATTGGTTcggataatttattttttatgaaaaatcccAAATGGAAGGAGATACGCGTTAAGTTGACACCAGTTTTTACCAGCGGAAAAATGAAGCAAATGTTTCCTTTGGTTGAAGAg ATCGCACGTGAGTACGATAAATATTTGTGCGCTTTGGAAGTCGATCCGAAAACCAATTCAACTGTTATAGAAGTTAAAGAAGGAAACTCACTCTATACCACCGATGTTATTGCAATCACAGCTTTTGGCTTAAAGGCAAACAGTCTCAACGATCCCAATGGCATTTTTCGCAAAAGCGGCAAAGAAATGTTCTATTTCACATGGTTTCGTTCGATCGAATTCAAAGCTTTCTTCTTTTTAccaattttagtgaaaatatgtggtttcaaagttttttccaaacaaGCCTCCATCTTTTTACGTAACATGATCAATGATGTTATTGCAGAACGTATACGAACTGGTAATGTACGTAACGATCTAATTGATATTTTAGTCAAGTTTAAAATTGAAGCCGAGGAAGAATTAAAGCAAGGCAAAAAACCGTATATGTTGGAAAGAGATGTCTTACCTGCACAAGCTGCTATATTCTTTTCGGCTGGTTTTGAGACGTCGGCATCAACCATGTCTTTTATAATGTACGAGATGGCGCGGCATCCTGAGGTGCAGCAACGTTTACGCGAAGAAATATATGAAGTATGGCAGAGTAACAATGGCAAAGTGTCATATGAGATGTTATCGGATTTGAAATATATGGATAATGTTATAAAAGAAGTTCTACGCCATTATCCACCGTTGTCATTCCTTGATCGTGTTTGTACGCCGAAAGTGGGTGAAGAAGGCTATTCGTTGAAACCGTTTGGGATTGACTTTATTGTACCAGAAAATATGCCTGTCTTCGTACCAATACAAGCTTTACACATGGATCCGAAG AACTTCAAGGATCCAAAAAAATTCGACCCCGATCGTTTTTTGCCTGAAAATAAGGATGACAACAACATGAATGCCTATATGCCATTCGGTACCGGTCCACACAATTGTATTGGTGAGCGTTTTGCAATGGTACAGACCAAGCTGGGACTACTCTACTTCTATCGTAATCATTATGTTACGGCTTGTGAGAAGACACCAAAACAAATCCAATTTGATCCGCTTGCTATTATCATACAGTCAAAGGGTGGAATTCATGTGAATATAGTGCGTGAGCCACTTTTCGGAGATTCAATCTAG